From the genome of Chanos chanos chromosome 5, fChaCha1.1, whole genome shotgun sequence, one region includes:
- the LOC115813208 gene encoding ADAMTS-like protein 2 produces the protein MYRLWTTRFGNILIHCIVLYLWTYDKAESANIKDSSEGREELQQQPDEVAQWWGEWSSWSTCSRTCGGGVRSQERHCLQQRLTTTQNINSSFCVGTPKQYELCRNQPCPNSKISFKQHQCSQFNAKAFGRKYYEWVPLYPDDYISISNKPCDLQCTTTTGERQLLVPAHDGTYCRDGIFQGVCIEGQCQVVGCDGKLYSSKTIDKCGVCGGNGGSCYRVSGSYRKGITQLGYVFITNIPTGATDIQIIERRKTENILALSDEAGHFFFNGNTVIDNPRNFHIAGTVFKYRRPASLFSDGFEYIMAQGPTHQGLNVMYYNLNGKMPHITYEYTVPRSTEPRTAAPLSSSPEEPQISSLVALPPPPLPPAQYPAVPDREANNITSTELSLTDNEIEASEEYTKVGNQSVPVVSKENMEVRVGPEGLRWEVQTQINISSLPNILLLSPVSPVLGNELENKLLQHEVPDSFGADSNSIDGDSSNPNSTQRVPQPLLKTLFYDVLLQPGGPRPSCKDGSSLPGCDLINLNSSLSLDNSLSLEIYPGSVNEDEGTHRLLSETEINGTVPHQANPFRLHQVEPVQAPNTESNEFEVGGNDRDISLADMYRWKVSAYAPCSSTCTTGISTSYALCVRYDGLEVDESHCDALTRPEPTHEFCTGKECPPRWETSRWSECSRTCGEGYQFRTVRCWKMMAPGLDSSVYDELCQAADLQKPMARKACKSKGCGPQWEVSDWSECSARCGGRGLRSREVRCSMETQLCNETMRPVSEKECEGPPCDRRWTVSDWGPCSGPCGEGRMSRYVVCKNSDGQVISDGQCDLDLKPLSVQPCGDKNCPAHWVEQEWEPCNATCGRGVKTRQVVCAGLVNGVFKEFPEQMCDRALRPEETTACFERPCSKWFTTSWSQCSKTCGSGVRVREVKCYQGDELGHSCDSALKPESRQTCEVQACPTEAPVEDVCQDKATANCALVLRVKLCTHWYYRKACCLSCKNKA, from the exons ATGTACAGGCTTTGGACCACACGATTCGGAAATATTCTAATTCACTGCATTGTGTTATACTTATGGACATATGATAAAGCCGAAAGCGCCAATATTAAG GACAGTAGTGAGGGGAGGGAGGAGCTCCAGCAGCAGCCCGACGAAGTGGCTCAATGGTGGGGTGAATGGAGCAGCTGGTCCACTTGCTCACGGACCTGTGGAGGAGGGGTTCGTTCCCAGGAGCGCCACTGCCTACAACAAAG GCTTACTAccacacaaaacatcaacagTTCCTTCTGTGTTGGAACACCTAAGCAATATGAGCTGTGCAGGAATCAG CCATGCCCCAACAGCAAAATCAGCTTCAAACAACATCAGTGTTCCCAGTTCAATGCCAAAGCCTTCGGCAGGAAGTACTATGAGTGGGTTCCACTTTACCCAG ATGATTACATCAGCATCTCCAACAAGCCATGTGACCTCCAGTGCACGACCACCACTGGAGAGAGGCAGCTGCTGGTGCCAGCCCATGATGGGACGTACTGTCGGGATGGCATTTTCCAAGGCGTCTGCATAGAGGGACAATGCCAG GTGGTCGGTTGTGATGGGAAGCTGTACTCCAGTAAAACCATAGATAAATGCGGTGTCTGCGGTGGGAATGGAGGCTCCTGTTACCGTGTATCAGGATCTTACCGAAAAGGGATCACACAGTTAG GCTATGTGTTTATAACCAACATTCCCACTGGAGCCACAGATATCCAGATCATTGAGCGCCGAAAGACGGAAAATATCCTGG CCCTGTCTGATGAAGCAGGCCACTTCTTCTTCAATGGGAACACTGTCATAGACAATCCGCGGAACTTCCACATTGCGGGAACGGTGTTTAAGTACAGGAGACCTGCCAGTCTCTTTTCTGATGGCTTTGAGTATATCATGGCCCAGGGACCCACCCACCAAGGGCTGAACGTCATG taCTACAACCTCAATGGGAAGATGCCTCATATCACATATGAGTACACAGTACCACGTTCTACTGAGCCCAGGACTGCAGcgcctctttcttcctctcctgaGGAGCCTCAGATCAGCAGCTTGGTggctctccctccccctcctcttccccctgcccagtacccagctgtgccTGACAGAGAAGCTAACAACATTACATCCACAGAACTCTCCCTCACTGACAATGAGATCGAGGCTAGTGAGGAGTACACAAAGGTGGGGAACCAGAGTGTGCCGGTGGTGTCCAAAGAGAACATGGAAGTGCGAGTGGGCCCAGAGGGGCTCCGCTGGGAGGTGCAGACCCAAATCAACATCAGCTCTCTGCCTAACATCCTTCTGCTCAGTCCTGTCAGTCCAGTGCTTGGTAATGAGCTGGAGAACAAGCTGCTCCAACATGAGGTGCCAGATAGTTTtg GTGCCGATTCCAACTCGATTGATGGTGACAGCAGTAATCCCAATAGCACTCAGCGTGTACCCCAGCCTCTACTGAAGACGCTGTTCTACGATGTCCTGCTCCAGCCTGGAGGCCCCAGGCCATCCTGTAAAGATGGCTCATCTCTTCCAGGCTGTGACTTGATCAACCTGAACTCTAGTTTGTCTTTGGATAACAGCCTGTCTCTGGAGATTTACCCAGGCAGTGTGAACGAGGATGAGGGGACCCATAGGCTTCTGTCGGAAACTGAGATCAATGGCACAGTACCCCACCAAGCAAACCCCTTCAGACTCCATCAGGTGGAACCAGTGCAGGCACCCAACACAGAGAG TAATGAGTTTGAGGTTGGAGGAAATGATCGTGATATCAGCTTAGCTGACATGTACAGATGGAAGGTGTCAGCATATGCACCCTGCAGCTCAACGTGTACCACAG GTATAAGCACGTCCTATGCTTTATGTGTGCGTTATGATGGCCTAGAAGTTGACGAGAGCCACTGTGATGCCTTGACAAGGCCAGAACCCACACATGAATTCTGCACAGGGAAAGAGTGCCCTCCAAG ATGGGAAACAAGCCGATGGAGTGAGTGTTCTCGGACGTGTGGGGAAGGCTATCAGTTCCGTACAGTACGTTGCTGGAAGATGATGGCTCCAGGTCTGGACAGCTCCGTGTATGATGAGCTTTGTCAGGCTGCCGACCTTCAGAAGCCAATGGCACGCAAAGCCTGCAAGAGCAAGGGGTGTGGCCCACAGTGGGaggtctctgattggtcagag TGTTCGGCACGTTGTGGAGGGCGGGGTTTGCGAAGTCGAGAGGTGCGCTGCTCCATGGAAACTCAGTTATGTAATGAGACCATGCGGCCGGTGAGTGAGAAGGAGTGTGAGGGACCCCCGTGTGACCGCAGATGGACCGTCTCTGACTGGGGGCCT TGCTCAGGACCATGTGGGGAGGGCCGCATGTCTCGTTATGTGGTGTGTAAGAACAGTGATGGACAGGTCAtttctgatggtcagtgtgatCTGGACCTTAAACCCCTTTCAGTGCAGCCATGTGGGGACAAAAACTGTCCTGCTCACTGGGTGGAGCAGGAGTGGGAACCG TGTAATGCGACGTGTGGACGCGGGGTGAAAACGCGTCAGGTCGTGTGCGCTGGGCTGGTTAACGGGGTGTTTAAGGAGTTCCCTGAACAGATGTGTGACAGAGCTTTGCGGCCTGAAGAAACCACTGCCTGTTTTGAGAGGCCGTGCTCAAAGTGGTTCACCACTTCCTGGTCCCAG TGCAGTAAGACATGTGGCAGCGGGGTGCGGGTGAGAGAGGTGAAGTGTTACCAAGGCGATGAGCTTGGCCACAGCTGTGACTCAGCACTTAAACCGGAGTCCAGACAGACATGCGAGGTGCAGGCCTGCCCAACGGAAGCCCCAG TGGAGGATGTTTGTCAGGACAAGGCGACAGCCAACTGTGCACTCGTCTTGAGGGTGAAACTGTGCACACACTGGTACTACAGAAAGGCCTGTTgtctctcctgtaagaacaaGGCCTAA
- the olfml2bb gene encoding olfactomedin-like protein 2B has protein sequence MPSLRIVLVLWCCVLCSAPVAWSSVIDNNWKDNHADPSEDLETTLEDEMDNQENILTQLLGDYDKVKTLSEGPDCHCKCVVKPLSRSACKRIEEGSAKAEDFYTVETVTSGSNCKKCACVAPPSALNPCEGDFRFKKLQEAGKDDIKLSTIMDLLEGAFYGMDLLKLHSVTTKLLERVEIIEKSVSGNLTKERVSLKGVSGEKIKGKGSRANHRMEKKKRLSDVQPSLQKNMAAAYTHTEKKYEERFVGTQSSSRPLLKRSHSEGQEVAEGPQKAKSGSNGLVIRGVTYYKSNTEENGEEELAGADEALSGDGSVDLLIDDQLPKQSPKTTRATAFLTTAAPSTPTLSKESSEPTRAEEQVDQNVATTADMVVVTNQITEENQSTIKTLMPSTTQARVMTTTTTAQPAATNGVAISTPPPTEPKQPLNLTAPPSQETSQSKVKSRLNWDEDTTEAVTGAPKNSGVCKDTLATIGDPVTHNTYGRNEGAWMKDPKGNGNIIYVTNYYYGNILLEFRDMDTFKQGRSSNSYKLPYNWIGTGHVIYGGAFYYNRAFSRDIIKFDLRLRYVAAWTILHDAVLEEDTLGHSDIDFAVDESGLWMIYPALDEEGFHQEVIILSKLNPSDLQKENSWRTGLRRHYYGNSFVICGVLYAVDNSDRTHANISYAFDTHTHTQMIPLLPFTNNYTYTTQIDYNPKDRMLYAWDNGHQVTYDVIFAY, from the exons atgCCTTCGTTAAGGATCGTGCTGGTGTTATGGTGCTGTGTGCTTTGTAGCGCACCAGTGGCGTGGAGCTCTGTGATAGACAACAATTGGAAAGACAACCACGCTGATCCTAGTGAGGATCTGGAGACGACTCTTGAGGACGAAATGGACAATCAGGAGAATATTTTAACACAG CTGCTGGGGGATTATGACAAAGTCAAAACACTGTCAGAAGGACCAGACTGTCACTGCAAATGTGTGGTGAAACCTCTAAGCAGAAGTGCCTGCAAGCGCATCGAAGAGGGAAGTGCCAAAGCAGAAGATTTTTACACTGTGGAGACAGTAACATCAGGATCCAACTGCAAGAAGTGTGCCTGTGTTGCCCCTCCATCTGCTCTGAACCCCTGTGAGGGTGATTTCAGATTTAAAAAGCTTCAGGAGGCTGGGAAGGATGACATCAAG ctctcaACTATAATGGATTTATTGGAAGGAGCCTTTTATGGGATGGATTTGTTAAAGTTGCACTCTGTCACTACAAAACTCCTAGAGCGGGTTGAAATCATTGAAAAG tctgtttcagGGAACCTCACAAAGGAGAGAGTCAGTCTGAAAGGTGTCTCTGGAGAGAAGATTAAGGGAAAAGGGTCACGCGCTAACCATCGTATGGAGAAAAAGAAGCGTCTGAGTGACGTACAGCCCTCGCTCCAAAAAAATATGGCtgcagcctacacacacactgag AAGAAGTATGAGGAGCGGTTTGTTGGGACCCAGAGCTCCAGCAGGCCTTTACTGAAGAGGAGCCATTCTGAGGGCCAGGAGGTGGCCGAGGGGCCACAAAAGGCCAAATCAGGGTCTAACGGTCTGGTCATCAGAGGGGTGACGTATTATAAGTCCAATACTGAGGAGAATGGGGAGGAAGAACTTG CAGGAGCAGATGAGGCTTTGAGTGGTGATGGTTCAGTGGATTTACTCATTGATGATCAGCTGCCCAAACAGTCACCCAAGACCACCAGAGCAACAGCCTTTCTCACCACAGCAGCCCCATCCACCCCAACTCTTTCAAAAGAGTCCTCGGAGCCAACAAGAGCCGAGGAGCAGGTTGATCAGAATGTAGCAACTACTGCAGATATGGTAGTTGTTACAAATCAGATAACAGAAGAGAACCAAAGCACCATAAAGACACTCATGCCTTCAACTACACAGGCAAGAGTCATGACAACCACAACCACTGCTCAACCAGCAGCAACAAATGGAGTTGCCATCAGCACACCGCCTCCAACAGAGCCAAAACAGCCTCTCAATCTAACAGCACCTCCAAGTCAGGAAACAAGTCAGTCAAAGGTTAAATCCCGTCTTAACTGGGATGAGGACACCACCGAAGCTGTCACAGGGGCACCAAAGAACTCTG GAGTATGCAAAGACACTTTGGCCACAATTGGGGATCCAGTGACACACAACACTTACGGCCGAAATGAAGGTGCCTGGATGAAAGACCCTAAAGGCAATGGCAACATCATTTACGTCACAAACTACTATTACGGCAACATCCTACTTGAATTCCGTGACATGGACACCTTCAAGCAAG GGCGTTCTTCCAACTCCTACAAACTTCCTTATAACTGGATTGGAACAGGCCATGTGATTTATGGAGGGGCTTTCTACTACAACCGGGCCTTTTCTCGCGATATCATCAAGTTCGATCTCCGGTTGCGGTATGTCGCTGCGTGGACCATACTGCATGACGCTGTGTTAGAGGAGGACACGCTTGGACATTCAGACATTGATTTTGCTGTGGACGAAAGTGGACTGTGGATGATTTACCCAGCACTAGATGAAGAGGGCTTTCACCAAGAGGTGATCATCCTGAGTAAACTAAATCCATCAGATctgcagaaagaaaacagttggAGAACAGGATTGAGGAGGCATTACTATGGGAACAGCTTTGTAATCTGTGGTGTTCTCTACGCTGTGGACAACTCTGACCGTACACATGCCAACATTTCCTATGCCTTTGATACGCATACGCACACCCAAATGATTCCCCTTCTGCCATTCACAAACAATTACACCTACACCACACAGATTGACTACAACCCCAAAGATCGCATGTTGTACGCATGGGACAATGGTCATCAAGTCACCTATGATGTGATATTTGCCTATTAA